One genomic window of Candidatus Minimicrobia sp. QA0096 includes the following:
- a CDS encoding cell division protein FtsX, which produces MKSVNKSNKNKETIRIRQRRRGWLTFVRMCRYGINNFSRNAWLTIAATAVMSVTLIIVFITLSARQVLVDTVSNVSKRADMSIYLKGDTPEKTIKTIKSRIEKLDNIDSVKYISAEEAREKQAEQYKDNPDTLEAIRESSNEMSATLRVSVKELNSQQSLNNFVKTDDLYKKYKDPNREPSFSGERQQAIKTVGSWVRLASIGGSIATVVFVVISSLVVFNTIRMAIFNRKDEIEMMKLIGAERSFIRGPFIVEAIMYGFIAAIIATVVGYGLLILAHDPMVKYGIPIDNLLNHLKMYGVLVFFSMILVGAAIGVASSWVATRKYLKL; this is translated from the coding sequence ATGAAATCAGTTAATAAATCCAACAAGAACAAAGAAACTATCCGTATACGTCAGCGTCGACGAGGTTGGTTGACGTTTGTCAGAATGTGCCGATATGGTATCAATAACTTCAGTCGTAATGCCTGGCTGACAATTGCTGCAACTGCAGTGATGAGCGTCACATTGATTATCGTGTTTATAACATTATCAGCGCGTCAGGTTTTGGTTGATACCGTTTCAAATGTCTCCAAGCGTGCCGATATGTCAATTTACTTAAAGGGCGACACGCCAGAAAAAACGATTAAAACGATTAAATCTCGAATTGAAAAATTAGATAATATCGATAGCGTTAAGTATATTTCCGCAGAAGAAGCGCGCGAAAAGCAAGCTGAACAATATAAGGACAATCCAGACACGCTTGAGGCGATTCGTGAGTCTAGCAATGAAATGTCGGCAACGCTTCGTGTTTCCGTGAAAGAATTGAACAGCCAGCAATCATTAAATAATTTCGTTAAAACAGATGATCTGTATAAAAAGTACAAAGATCCTAACAGGGAGCCGTCATTCTCAGGTGAGCGCCAGCAAGCTATTAAAACAGTTGGTAGTTGGGTGAGATTGGCGAGTATTGGCGGCTCGATTGCTACGGTCGTTTTCGTGGTGATTTCATCGCTTGTGGTCTTTAACACTATTCGTATGGCAATTTTCAACCGCAAGGACGAGATTGAGATGATGAAGTTGATCGGCGCAGAACGCAGTTTCATCAGAGGTCCGTTTATTGTTGAGGCTATAATGTATGGATTTATTGCGGCAATTATCGCAACAGTGGTTGGGTATGGGCTGCTAATTCTTGCACATGATCCGATGGTAAAATACGGAATTCCTATCGATAATCTTTTGAATCATCTAAAAATGTACGGTGTGCTGGTTTTCTTTAGTATGATTCTGGTTGGAGCGGCAATTGGTGTGGCGTCATCTTGGGTGGCAACTCGCAAATATCTTAAGCTGTAA
- a CDS encoding CHAP domain-containing protein: MKLRSTTPVSASLVSRASLVAMSALLAGSGIFGLASHVLARDYNAEIQAKQQEADNYNSEASRLGEMADSLQAELDKINGQISAIQAQISDSQKKINSLNDQIKKNEELIKHNRKAMGRILADLYVDDQISPLEMLASSKNISDYIDKQEQRNSLKTSLNDKIKEIKSLQKKLEENKKSVENTLRDQELQRNAMAAKQSEKAKLITDTKNDQNNYAALAQKRNSEVAKLREEQAAANRRALGGSNVSIPGGVPGGGGYPGAWASAPLDAYVDPWGLYTRECVSYVAWKIHSTGRYVPHFGGAGNANQWPSTAARYGISSGSTPKAGAAAVMNIGYYGHVMYVESVNGDGTITVSDYNFAWDGLYRYYTRSASGLTYVYF, encoded by the coding sequence ATGAAACTACGGTCCACCACACCAGTTTCGGCATCATTAGTCAGCAGAGCGTCTCTGGTGGCGATGTCTGCATTGCTCGCTGGATCGGGCATTTTTGGCTTGGCATCACACGTATTAGCTCGCGACTATAACGCCGAAATTCAGGCAAAACAACAAGAAGCAGACAACTATAATTCTGAGGCTTCGCGCTTGGGTGAGATGGCTGATAGTTTACAGGCGGAACTTGATAAGATAAACGGACAGATATCAGCTATTCAAGCGCAGATTTCTGATAGCCAAAAGAAGATTAATAGCCTTAATGATCAGATAAAAAAGAACGAAGAGCTAATTAAGCACAATCGTAAAGCGATGGGGCGAATTTTGGCGGATTTGTATGTTGATGATCAGATTTCGCCGCTGGAGATGCTTGCTAGTTCAAAAAATATTAGCGATTACATCGATAAGCAAGAACAGCGTAATTCTTTGAAAACTTCATTGAATGATAAGATCAAAGAAATTAAGTCTTTGCAGAAAAAGCTGGAAGAGAATAAGAAGTCTGTCGAGAATACACTTCGCGACCAAGAATTGCAACGTAATGCAATGGCAGCCAAACAGTCTGAGAAGGCAAAACTGATTACTGACACGAAGAATGACCAGAATAATTATGCTGCATTGGCGCAAAAGCGCAATTCCGAGGTAGCGAAGTTGCGAGAAGAGCAGGCTGCAGCCAACCGACGAGCTCTTGGCGGTAGTAATGTTTCGATTCCGGGCGGTGTACCTGGCGGCGGCGGTTATCCTGGTGCTTGGGCAAGTGCGCCCCTTGATGCTTATGTTGATCCATGGGGATTGTACACGCGTGAATGTGTGAGCTACGTGGCTTGGAAAATTCATAGCACTGGACGATATGTTCCGCATTTTGGTGGCGCAGGCAACGCGAATCAATGGCCGTCAACTGCAGCGCGCTATGGTATTTCTAGCGGCTCAACGCCAAAAGCTGGTGCGGCTGCTGTGATGAATATTGGATATTATGGACACGTTATGTATGTTGAGTCCGTCAATGGCGACGGAACTATTACCGTTAGCGATTATAACTTTGCCTGGGATGGTTTATATAGGTATTACACACGCTCAGCTTCAGGATTGACCTACGTTTACTTCTAA
- a CDS encoding S41 family peptidase, translated as MVTGEKRQQLSWFLTLVIVAIVSFVAGARSDALFANVASVFGVRTSNKTIDLSSVQKTYQELIANYDGKLDTQKLIYGANRGLVEAAGDPHTAYMDPDETKEFDKSLSGQIGGGIGAEIGLRSNKPTIIKPLENSPAQKAGIKAGEAIVKVNDEASSDWSVEKVVSKIRGEVGTSVKLTLLSGSQTREVSVVRQNIVSPAVESEIDGEIGILKVNRFGDDTISLSRKYASEFVEKGVKKVILDLRNNPGGTVGAAQGLLGIWLDNQIAMTERRGSEIVKTLRTTGTPILGNMKTVVLINGNSASASEITAGALREYGKATLVGQKSYGKGSVQIVLGLPGGSQMKVTEARWYTPKGKNIDKTGIEPDVKVDLSSDDVNNNVDPQMDKAKSL; from the coding sequence ATGGTTACGGGAGAAAAAAGACAGCAATTAAGTTGGTTTTTGACGCTTGTTATTGTGGCTATTGTTAGTTTTGTGGCGGGAGCTCGATCTGATGCACTGTTTGCTAACGTAGCGTCGGTATTTGGCGTTAGAACTTCAAATAAGACAATCGACTTATCTAGCGTTCAAAAAACATATCAAGAACTGATTGCTAATTATGACGGAAAATTGGATACTCAAAAGTTAATTTATGGCGCTAATCGCGGACTAGTTGAAGCGGCTGGCGATCCGCATACGGCGTATATGGATCCTGACGAGACGAAGGAGTTTGACAAGTCGCTGAGTGGGCAAATTGGTGGTGGGATCGGTGCGGAGATTGGTCTTAGGAGTAATAAACCAACTATCATAAAACCTCTGGAAAACAGTCCAGCTCAGAAAGCGGGAATTAAGGCTGGTGAGGCGATTGTTAAGGTGAATGACGAGGCTTCTTCTGACTGGTCAGTGGAAAAAGTTGTGAGTAAAATTCGTGGAGAAGTTGGTACGTCCGTTAAATTGACGTTATTAAGCGGTAGCCAAACGCGTGAGGTGTCGGTTGTGCGTCAGAATATAGTTTCTCCGGCAGTAGAGTCGGAAATTGATGGAGAAATTGGTATTTTGAAAGTTAACCGATTTGGCGATGATACAATAAGCTTGTCCAGAAAATACGCTTCGGAGTTTGTTGAGAAAGGTGTTAAAAAGGTGATTTTGGACTTACGGAATAATCCTGGCGGAACGGTTGGAGCTGCTCAAGGGCTATTGGGTATTTGGCTAGACAATCAAATAGCTATGACCGAGCGTAGAGGTTCTGAAATTGTTAAAACGCTACGTACAACTGGAACGCCAATTCTGGGCAACATGAAGACGGTGGTGCTTATTAACGGCAATAGCGCCAGTGCTAGCGAAATTACGGCTGGGGCGCTTCGTGAATACGGAAAAGCCACGCTGGTTGGGCAGAAGAGTTACGGTAAGGGAAGCGTGCAGATCGTGCTTGGACTGCCTGGCGGGTCGCAAATGAAGGTTACGGAAGCCAGATGGTACACGCCAAAGGGCAAAAATATAGATAAAACTGGTATAGAACCTGATGTAAAAGTTGATCTTTCGTCGGACGATGTCAATAATAACGTAGATCCGCAGATGGATAAGGCGAAGTCGTTATAA
- a CDS encoding response regulator codes for MNGQKKKILLVEDDMALSAVYRSRLEIEGFDVREANNGEDALSATVEYRPDLILLDVMMPKISGFDVLDILRNTPETANVRIIMLTALSQPKDKERAESLGVDDYLVKSQVVIGDVVARVKHHLGIQ; via the coding sequence ATGAACGGACAAAAAAAGAAGATTTTACTAGTTGAGGATGACATGGCTCTGTCTGCGGTTTATAGATCGCGGCTGGAGATTGAAGGGTTTGACGTTAGAGAGGCAAATAATGGTGAAGACGCCTTGTCTGCCACTGTTGAATATCGTCCAGATTTGATTCTTTTGGATGTGATGATGCCGAAAATCAGCGGTTTTGATGTTTTGGATATTCTTCGCAATACGCCAGAAACTGCTAACGTGAGGATTATTATGCTAACAGCGCTTAGCCAGCCAAAGGACAAGGAACGTGCTGAGAGCTTGGGTGTTGATGATTATTTGGTGAAATCTCAGGTTGTAATTGGCGACGTTGTGGCGCGCGTAAAGCATCATTTGGGTATTCAATAG